gaagagaagaaagacgagaatctatcgaacttgctaggaaaattgcggtcagtaacggctacacacctatgcggtctatcacaaaaagagcacaaacccGAAATAAATCTGGTATGGAGAAAGTACCCTTTGTGTACCatttatttccgatgaggttagcgctgctattcggcggtgtctgaggaaagctaaacttgaagaatctgtcaccatcgtggagctccccctagtaaccttaagcaaatactcattcgtaatcgcctatatgatcgtatttgcacgacaccggagtgtaaaatatgcccggataacaacgagggtgattgcatgagttcatgtgttgtttatatgatttgctgtgtacagtgtggtgacgaatacataggagaaacagctagaccactatgtattcgaatcaaagaacacctggacggcaaaaggaaatcatgtgactccactgcattgggtggtcacagggtgcggcgtcataacggagaagattttgaagttaagatcacgattttggcgcgcgaacctagcattgcggcgcgcaaggctctggaggctttttggatccactccaagagtccaaaaatgaatcgcaaggaggaatgcctctccattacgcgggaactcgcgccttatttaaggctgatatttgattgcgctagtcacctcacatcaggtatctagcagtggcaggatagtcagctgatgctaaggtacgatgttttctttcacggattgctatgagacccaacggttaacgtaggactttctttgttgggcggataaggcgtttgatcggattagtcacgttcgatttcacccctttcaggctctgaagaaggcgacattgccgaaacgttagccacgaataaaggactataacaacctcgtgtacggctctactaaagaaaacaattattaatAAACGATAATTCTACGAAATCTCAATTGAAACTGTGGAGCTGACTTCATCTTGAAAGATTACTTTGTGGAGGGATTTCCTTCCAAACAGAGCGACTTTGTTTAAGAACATTTCATTCGTAAACATATACACAACTTTCTGCTGATAGAACACTGAtgcagaaaaaacattttttgccCCCTTCTTGAGAAGGAAAAGTTTCCCCGTAAAAGCTAACCGATATTCTTTAAACGATTGTTCTGCGTCtaaatttcgtttattttctttgaaatctatGTCATTTAATTATGATTCTAGTTCGATTGCATTCTAGTTTGATTTTAGAATCCATTTTAGCGTAAGTTCTACTTCTAAAGAATCACTTCATATGGTCTAACATGTAGTTGATACCCCACGAGCGGATCAGTGTAGTAGAACATGGCCAGCGCAGAACAACAGCCAAAACTTTTGTAAATAGTGATTTTACAAGTACAGATCTGATTTTGCCAATAAACTTCACTTCTTTGTTTGGGAACGGCTGTTTGGCGCCTAAATCAACTTGGTAATTTGTGCGCCATTGCGAGTTACCAGTCATTTttgctatatatatatatatatatatatatatatatacttatttatttatttgtttgcttacTCATGTTTACATCTATGTCTATGTTCATGTATAAtcatatttataattatttttatttatgcaaTGGTAATCATCTTATTACACTCAAAATACCGTGTTATTGCTATGACATTCCTAGCTTTCTAATCTTTTTCTAAAGGAAAAACATCTGTTGgaatatgtgaaaaaagttgagCTCTCGAAGAAATGCAACTAggtcaaaaatcagaaatcaataaaatcaaatcatttgaaaacgttctgaagaaatagaaaaatacataaaaattcgATTTCAGGTTTGATTCACGTTCATACTATTGGAGCAGTGATCTGCAAACACCAACAGAGGAGCTACCAGTACAATGTGTGAACAGAATCGATCCACAAGATCCACAATTTGGTCGAGTGAGTTGTTTGTGAGTTTAGAGGCACCGATTCGAGTCCCGCATCCTGGTATTGTTGTTCAGGTTTATTACGCCAATGAATCTCGACCAACGGAAATCGTTTATGGTTGTGCGGAAGGCGATTATTGCTGCGGTTATGACTGCTGTCAGGAAGGAACGTTCTTCACAAGCCTCTTGTATGCAACATTTACTACTTTGAATACTTATGATTTACTTTTACGTcttctcagaagaaaaaaggtttttccTCTCTTGTTTCAGCAGACTTCTCATACTGATCCTAGTCTTCTCTATTGTCGGCGTTTTCTGTATTGAAGCCTTCAGATGGGGGCTTAACTGTATACATATGTGTAAATACGGTCATCCACGGGATTGTGAACCACTCAGCATCTGAAGGTAAACATCAGCACCGCATCCACCAATTCTGAACAATATGTCagaaataagattttttctttttcagtatgCCTGGTTTCCGTTTGCCTTCGACCAAGAACCGCGTACCTCCCATCGAATGCCTTATTTCTGTGATCAGCTAGCATTGTGCTGCTACACAACGGGTGCTACATGAATCTGTGACGCAATCGACGATGTAATCAATTCAGAAATTTACATATGTAATATAAATTTTCAAGTCATGAAGACATTTTCTCtgtgtttgtgttgttttacATTATCGTTAGCTAAAATATGTGGAGTACGTCGTTTGAAGAATTCGCAGACAAATTATCAGGGGATTTTTCTTATGGGGACATCGGCGTGATCAGGGTGGCACACTTGTGAGCAGCTGTGGAACCATTGTAGCTCCGCTATTAATCAATCGATAAGAAGATGATTGGATTATACAAATCTTTACCATAAAGGTTGCTTGACGTCTAGATTCATAGAAGGGGATTTTACTAAACCCGTGTTTTATCGTCGTGCCTTATAGAAATCAAAATTCGCAAGAAAAAAGGTGTTTGGTCTTGAAATACATTTCATCGAGTGAAGATAGTAGTTGAAAAAGTTTGTTGAGTTAAATGTAGAAGGAGCAACATATTCAAT
This window of the Necator americanus strain Aroian chromosome III, whole genome shotgun sequence genome carries:
- a CDS encoding hypothetical protein (NECATOR_CHRIII.G11860.T1), coding for MLLYRICIFSLIISTTLARRGGGSSGRGMSRARSSASHRRSSSPRFTRKFSKVGSIQRTSMFRATVFGAAAGYLTFRAGRHFINDPSKPIMFDSRSYYWSSDLQTPTEELPVQCVNRIDPQDPQFGRVYYANESRPTEIVYGCAEGDYCCGYDCCQEGTFFTSLFRLLILILVFSIVGVFCIEAFRWGLNCIHMCKYGHPRDCEPLSI